One segment of Primulina tabacum isolate GXHZ01 chromosome 6, ASM2559414v2, whole genome shotgun sequence DNA contains the following:
- the LOC142548636 gene encoding WEB family protein At3g02930, chloroplastic-like isoform X1: protein MSSKSKSTLSETPNSKVSLASPPISRSTSKGVAKSDADSASPLQSARLSVDRSPRSITSKPPIERRSTKLGVGVGVNPPDKKTSRLSKPSELQSELSLAQEDLKKAKETIGLLEKEKEIFLDDLKESHKLADEANEKLREAFLAQKRAEENSEIEKFRALEMEQAGIEAAQKKEDEWQEVLEAIRNRHALDVAALLFASEELHKVKKELDMAGDAKNKALARAEDATKIAEIHADKVEALSAELVHLKSLLDSKPKMEDNENDKFVTELSLEVDSLRQELKKMKIFEEKLEEREAALEHLSVDLEAAKMAESYAHNLVEELHYRVEELSAQAEQAKRLEISASESLEFVMKQLEVSNDSLQDSHTEISSLREKVGLLEFSIRRQKLDLEESERRLELVKEEASVMIKKVESIQFELESLREEKIQALSNEKLAADSVQTLLEEKHELINELENSRDEDEKTKKALESLASALHEVSAEARYAKEKLLSVEVERENYGTEIEHLKMALKATNEKCESMLNDAKQEIDILKNVIEKSKSDHKKLTAEWEQKELHLTNSVKKSVEDNSSMKGEINRLVNLVKMAEVEACAVKEEEERWKDTFKEAESEIISLKDVLGQTKDESMRLKEVLMDRENEIQNILQRNEELRNREAASVIKAEELSKLLEEALAKEKISENGELTDSEKDYDMLPKVVEFFEQNGTGNLKKPNKNSNDEASVTENLNGKHMEDDMSEEVDIKMWESCKIDEKDLSPEGETELEAFEDEPDSKADGYDKVNGLSSLSENLDNGGSSPSKQQNQKKKKPLFQKFGGLLKKRSPSSHK from the exons ATGTCTTCCAAATCCAA ATCTACGTTATCTGAAACTCCAAACAGTAAGGTATCACTAGCTTCCCCTCCGATCAGCAGGTCAACAAGCAAAGGAGTGGCTAAATCTGATGCCGATTCGGCGTCTCCTCTACAGAGTGCTCGCCTTTCAGTTGATCGTTCTCCAAGATCTATTACATCAAAGCCTCCAATAGAACGGCGGTCTACCAAGCTTGGTGTTGGTGTTGGTGTTAATCCCCCTGAT AAGAAGACAAGTAGGTTGTCGAAGCCATCAGAACTTCAATCAGAATTAAGCCTAGCTCAGGAGGATCTTAAGAAGGCCAAGGAGACTATAGGTTTACTCGAGAAAGAGAAGGAAATTTTTTTAGACGACTTGAAAGAATCCCACAAATTGGCCGATGAAGCGAATGAGAAGCTTAGGGAAGCTTTTTTGGCTCAAAAGAGAGCGGAAGAAAATTCTGAGATTGAAAAGTTTCGAGCACTTGAGATGGAGCAGGCAGGTATTGAAGCGGCTCAGAAGAAGGAAGATGAATGGCAGGAAGTGCTTGAAGCTATTAGAAATCGGCATGCCTTGGATGTGGCTGCCCTTCTATTTGCATCTGAAGAACTACATAAAGTGAAGAAAGAACTTGATATGGCAGGTGATGCAAAAAACAAGGCACTTGCGCGTGCTGAAGATGCAACAAAAATAGCAGAGATTCACGCAGATAAAGTCGAAGCTCTTTCAGCCGAGTTGGTCCACTTGAAATCTTTGCTCGACTCAAAGCCCAAAATGGAGGACAACGAGAATGATAAATTCGTGACAGAATTGAGTCTGGAGGTGGATTCTCTGAGACAAGAACTcaagaagatgaaaatctttgaggAGAAATTGGAAGAGAGGGAGGCTGCCTTAGAGCATCTTAGTGTTGATCTGGAGGCTGCAAAAATGGCTGAATCTTATGCGCATAATTTGGTGGAGGAGTTGCACTACAGAGTCGAGGAATTATCTGCTCAGGCGGAGCAAGCAAAGAGATTGGAGATATCTGCCTCGGAATCTCTGGAATTTGTCATGAAACAACTTGAAGTAAGTAATGATTCTCTGCAAGATTCTCATACTGAAATCTCTTCACTTAGAGAGAAGGTGGGCTTATTGGAGTTCTCTATTAGAAGGCAGAAACTGGATCTTGAGGAATCAGAACGTCGGCTTGAACTGGTTAAAGAAGAAGCTTCGGTGATGATAAAGAAGGTTGAATCTATACAATTTGAGCTTGAATCTTTAAGAGAAGAGAAAATCCAGGCCTTGAGCAATGAGAAACTGGCAGCTGATAGTGTCCAGACTCTATTGGAAGAAAAGCATGAGCTGATTAATGAGTTGGAGAATTCCAGAGACGAAGATGAGAAAACCAAGAAGGCATTGGAAAGTTTAGCATCGGCTTTACATGAAGTTTCTGCAGAAGCTAGATATGCCAAAGAAAAACTGTTGTCTGTTGAAGTCGAGCGGGAAAACTATGGAACTGAAATAGAACATCTAAAGATGGCCCTTAAAGCAACAAATGAGAAGTGTGAAAGCATGCTAAATGATGCAAAACAAGAGATTGATATTCTAAAAAATGTGATCGAAAAGTCCAAGAGTGATCACAAGAAATTAACTGCTGAGTGGGAGCAGAAGGAGCTTCATTTGACGAACAGTGTGAAGAAATCTGTAGAAGACAACTCTTCAATGAAAGGTGAAATAAACAGGCTAGTTAATTTGGTAAAAATGGCTGAGGTAGAAGCTTGTGCGGTAAAGGAGGAAGAAGAGCGTTGGAAAGATACTTTCAAGGAAGCTGAATCCGAGATAATTTCCCTGAAGGATGTCCTTGGTCAGACGAAGGATGAGAGCATGAGATTGAAAGAGGTTTTGATGGACAGGGAAAATGAAATACAGAATATTCTGCAGAGGAACGAGGAACTACGAAATAGAGAAGCTGCTTCAGTGATAAAGGCTGAGGAGTTATCTAAGTTACTTGAAGAAGCTTTGGCCAAGGAGAAAATTTCGGAAAATGGTGAGCTGACAGACAGTGAAAAAGATTATGACATGCTTCCGAAAGTAGTGGAATTTTTTGAACAAAATGGCACAGGAAATCTGAAGAAGCCAAATAAGAATTCAAATGACGAAGCTTCTGTCACAGAGAATTTGAACGGGAAACACATGGAGGATGACATGTCTGAAGAAGTCGATATTAAGATGTGGGAAAGCTGCAAGATTGATGAAAAAGACCTTTCTCCCGAGGGAGAAACGGAACTTGAAGCCTTTGAGGATGAACCAGACTCAAAAGCTGATGGGTATGATAAAGTCAATGGTCTATCCTCTTTATCAGAAAACCTTGACAATGGCGGAAGCTCGCCATCAAAGCAGCAGAACCAAAAGAAGAAGAAGCCGTTGTTTCAAAAGTTTGGAGGTCTACTGAAGAAGAGGAGCCCTTCCAGCCACAAGTAG
- the LOC142548636 gene encoding WEB family protein At3g02930, chloroplastic-like isoform X2: MSSKSKSTLSETPNSKVSLASPPISRSTSKGVAKSDADSASPLQSARLSVDRSPRSITSKPPIERRSTKLGVGVGVNPPDKTSRLSKPSELQSELSLAQEDLKKAKETIGLLEKEKEIFLDDLKESHKLADEANEKLREAFLAQKRAEENSEIEKFRALEMEQAGIEAAQKKEDEWQEVLEAIRNRHALDVAALLFASEELHKVKKELDMAGDAKNKALARAEDATKIAEIHADKVEALSAELVHLKSLLDSKPKMEDNENDKFVTELSLEVDSLRQELKKMKIFEEKLEEREAALEHLSVDLEAAKMAESYAHNLVEELHYRVEELSAQAEQAKRLEISASESLEFVMKQLEVSNDSLQDSHTEISSLREKVGLLEFSIRRQKLDLEESERRLELVKEEASVMIKKVESIQFELESLREEKIQALSNEKLAADSVQTLLEEKHELINELENSRDEDEKTKKALESLASALHEVSAEARYAKEKLLSVEVERENYGTEIEHLKMALKATNEKCESMLNDAKQEIDILKNVIEKSKSDHKKLTAEWEQKELHLTNSVKKSVEDNSSMKGEINRLVNLVKMAEVEACAVKEEEERWKDTFKEAESEIISLKDVLGQTKDESMRLKEVLMDRENEIQNILQRNEELRNREAASVIKAEELSKLLEEALAKEKISENGELTDSEKDYDMLPKVVEFFEQNGTGNLKKPNKNSNDEASVTENLNGKHMEDDMSEEVDIKMWESCKIDEKDLSPEGETELEAFEDEPDSKADGYDKVNGLSSLSENLDNGGSSPSKQQNQKKKKPLFQKFGGLLKKRSPSSHK, translated from the exons ATGTCTTCCAAATCCAA ATCTACGTTATCTGAAACTCCAAACAGTAAGGTATCACTAGCTTCCCCTCCGATCAGCAGGTCAACAAGCAAAGGAGTGGCTAAATCTGATGCCGATTCGGCGTCTCCTCTACAGAGTGCTCGCCTTTCAGTTGATCGTTCTCCAAGATCTATTACATCAAAGCCTCCAATAGAACGGCGGTCTACCAAGCTTGGTGTTGGTGTTGGTGTTAATCCCCCTGAT AAGACAAGTAGGTTGTCGAAGCCATCAGAACTTCAATCAGAATTAAGCCTAGCTCAGGAGGATCTTAAGAAGGCCAAGGAGACTATAGGTTTACTCGAGAAAGAGAAGGAAATTTTTTTAGACGACTTGAAAGAATCCCACAAATTGGCCGATGAAGCGAATGAGAAGCTTAGGGAAGCTTTTTTGGCTCAAAAGAGAGCGGAAGAAAATTCTGAGATTGAAAAGTTTCGAGCACTTGAGATGGAGCAGGCAGGTATTGAAGCGGCTCAGAAGAAGGAAGATGAATGGCAGGAAGTGCTTGAAGCTATTAGAAATCGGCATGCCTTGGATGTGGCTGCCCTTCTATTTGCATCTGAAGAACTACATAAAGTGAAGAAAGAACTTGATATGGCAGGTGATGCAAAAAACAAGGCACTTGCGCGTGCTGAAGATGCAACAAAAATAGCAGAGATTCACGCAGATAAAGTCGAAGCTCTTTCAGCCGAGTTGGTCCACTTGAAATCTTTGCTCGACTCAAAGCCCAAAATGGAGGACAACGAGAATGATAAATTCGTGACAGAATTGAGTCTGGAGGTGGATTCTCTGAGACAAGAACTcaagaagatgaaaatctttgaggAGAAATTGGAAGAGAGGGAGGCTGCCTTAGAGCATCTTAGTGTTGATCTGGAGGCTGCAAAAATGGCTGAATCTTATGCGCATAATTTGGTGGAGGAGTTGCACTACAGAGTCGAGGAATTATCTGCTCAGGCGGAGCAAGCAAAGAGATTGGAGATATCTGCCTCGGAATCTCTGGAATTTGTCATGAAACAACTTGAAGTAAGTAATGATTCTCTGCAAGATTCTCATACTGAAATCTCTTCACTTAGAGAGAAGGTGGGCTTATTGGAGTTCTCTATTAGAAGGCAGAAACTGGATCTTGAGGAATCAGAACGTCGGCTTGAACTGGTTAAAGAAGAAGCTTCGGTGATGATAAAGAAGGTTGAATCTATACAATTTGAGCTTGAATCTTTAAGAGAAGAGAAAATCCAGGCCTTGAGCAATGAGAAACTGGCAGCTGATAGTGTCCAGACTCTATTGGAAGAAAAGCATGAGCTGATTAATGAGTTGGAGAATTCCAGAGACGAAGATGAGAAAACCAAGAAGGCATTGGAAAGTTTAGCATCGGCTTTACATGAAGTTTCTGCAGAAGCTAGATATGCCAAAGAAAAACTGTTGTCTGTTGAAGTCGAGCGGGAAAACTATGGAACTGAAATAGAACATCTAAAGATGGCCCTTAAAGCAACAAATGAGAAGTGTGAAAGCATGCTAAATGATGCAAAACAAGAGATTGATATTCTAAAAAATGTGATCGAAAAGTCCAAGAGTGATCACAAGAAATTAACTGCTGAGTGGGAGCAGAAGGAGCTTCATTTGACGAACAGTGTGAAGAAATCTGTAGAAGACAACTCTTCAATGAAAGGTGAAATAAACAGGCTAGTTAATTTGGTAAAAATGGCTGAGGTAGAAGCTTGTGCGGTAAAGGAGGAAGAAGAGCGTTGGAAAGATACTTTCAAGGAAGCTGAATCCGAGATAATTTCCCTGAAGGATGTCCTTGGTCAGACGAAGGATGAGAGCATGAGATTGAAAGAGGTTTTGATGGACAGGGAAAATGAAATACAGAATATTCTGCAGAGGAACGAGGAACTACGAAATAGAGAAGCTGCTTCAGTGATAAAGGCTGAGGAGTTATCTAAGTTACTTGAAGAAGCTTTGGCCAAGGAGAAAATTTCGGAAAATGGTGAGCTGACAGACAGTGAAAAAGATTATGACATGCTTCCGAAAGTAGTGGAATTTTTTGAACAAAATGGCACAGGAAATCTGAAGAAGCCAAATAAGAATTCAAATGACGAAGCTTCTGTCACAGAGAATTTGAACGGGAAACACATGGAGGATGACATGTCTGAAGAAGTCGATATTAAGATGTGGGAAAGCTGCAAGATTGATGAAAAAGACCTTTCTCCCGAGGGAGAAACGGAACTTGAAGCCTTTGAGGATGAACCAGACTCAAAAGCTGATGGGTATGATAAAGTCAATGGTCTATCCTCTTTATCAGAAAACCTTGACAATGGCGGAAGCTCGCCATCAAAGCAGCAGAACCAAAAGAAGAAGAAGCCGTTGTTTCAAAAGTTTGGAGGTCTACTGAAGAAGAGGAGCCCTTCCAGCCACAAGTAG
- the LOC142548637 gene encoding uncharacterized protein LOC142548637, with protein sequence MIWVALICGIILFLLLKPFFYEEDSLLYLDTSNANALFSVAKRLEKLYRGSRVYLGLQIPDPDSASRQNIDLVLVTDEEAVVISVKNVSGFISVDKDGNWVCTTGKHHKAELIPNPVAESKRLVSILEEYLEQRGVALPEDYLCFKVICPNPNFRSIHSDSFPPEIITYDQWTQLKPEQKDVSSGWLKGAFLRGKKKNQESFSEKINSVLSTAPVLDRLELKGNKYILGEFLEFKGKRDDIHALREIKRSKVSHLTVQKISMFGFAHSTLQLLYAPRDYHSDGPSSSSQWKELTVSSSIEVVFQPQNSTKVRKYKLSKVTSMSLSA encoded by the exons ATGATCTGGGTTGCGCTGATATGCGGCATAATTCTTTTCCTTTTGCTGAAGCCCTTCTTTTATGAAGAGGATAGTCTCTTGTATCTCGACACTTCCAACGCCAATGCCCTCTTCTCCGTCGCCAAAAG GTTGGAAAAGCTGTATCGTGGAAGCAGAGTCTACCTTGGGCTCCAAATTCCAGACCCTGATTCCGCTTCTCGTCAGAATATTGATCTTGTTCTTGTCACGGATGA AGAGGCGGTGGTGATTTCTGTAAAGAATGTATCGGGATTTATCTCCGTGGATAAGGATGGCAATTGGGTTTGCACCACTGGTAAACACCATAAAGCCGAGCTTATTCCAAACCCT GTAGCTGAGAGCAAACGATTAGTTTCTATCTTAGAAGAATATCTTGAACAAAGGGGAGTTGCTCTTCCTGAAGATTATCTATGTTTTAAAGTCATTTGCCCAAATCCAAATTTCCG TTCCATCCATTCAGACAGTTTTCCTCCCGAGATTATTACTTATGATCAGTGGACACAACTCAAACCCGAGCAAAAAGATGTGAGCTCTGGATGGCTAAAAGGTGCATTTTTGagaggaaagaagaaaaatcaaGAGTCGTTTAGTGAGAAGATTAACTCGGTGCTCAGCACTGCTCCGGTTTTGGATAG ATTAGAGCTTAAAGGGAACAAATATATTCTTGGTGAGTTTCTTGAATTCAAAGGAAAACGAGATGATATTCATGCATTGAGAGAGATCAAGAGATCTAAAGTCAGTCACCTTACTGTCCAGAAGATAAGCATGTTCGGTTTTG CCCATTCAACTCTCCAACTTTTGTATGCACCTCGTGATTATCATAGCGATGGACCTTCTTCGTCGTCACAGTGGAAAGAATTAACTGTCAGTTCAAGCATAGAAGTTGTATTTCAACCCCAGAACTCCACTAAAGTGCGCAAGTATAAGTTGTCTAAAGTTACTTCCATGTCACTCAGTGCCTGA